ACAACTCTGCTGCAGAAATATACTCATTTATAGATCTTCACGTATTTACACCCCATCCTCGCTgacttccctctcttctctcccgaTATAATGTGCTTTAAACCTGTTTTGGTCGTGATGATTCCTCCTTTAGCTAGTTTTTAGGTAAAGATGACGGATGACATACAGCAGACCTGCGTAACCCTCTTCTTATTTCATCTGTATATTCATCTGCGAGACTTGCATACACATAgatgccgccccccccccccccccagtgatgATCCATTTGCTACTCACTTTGTGGAATTAGTAtggcaggaggaaaaaaagaaaaagaagaaaaaatatatatataatatgacaTTTCAAAACTAAATTTGAGgaacaaaacattagaaatgCATTGATGAAGTAGAAAAGACTGGATAAATGTATGAAAATCATATCTATACATAGTTTGCAATGTATACAGTGCATACAGAATATAAAAGACTTAAGTATACTTAAAGCAAGTAAACAGTCTGTGTCTGAAAGTCTGGCCATGAAAGCTTCTTGGTGCAAAAGCACAAGCGTCAGTAAGTGAATCTGACCTTTTGACCTTACTGTAATTCTTTGCTAAATAGTAGTTAAAGCGTAAAAGGGGCAGTATTCCACTGGTTAGACCAGAGATCCGGCCTGATTCTGCGCAGGCACCATGATGGGCACCCCTCCCATGCGGGTGATGTTGGCGGCCGTGACCGTGGAGGTGGGCAGCGGCGGCGGGGAGGGAGCAgcctggagctgcagctgaggctgGCTGTAGGTCTGCGGCAGCGCCTGAGCCTGGGGCAGCTGGGCGTAGCGCTCCGGTCTGGGTAGGGAGCTCCCGTTGGTGCTGGCCTCGGAGGGGACGGCCTGCCCACGTGGCAgggtggtgttgttgttgtagctgtagTGGGTCGGGGTGGAGGCCCCGTGGTGGCGGGACGGTCGGTAGCCGGCCGTGCTGCCCGTGGCGGTGATGATGGAGGCCGTGTCCGAGGAGGGGCGCTGGGGGTACTGctgcaggtggtggtggtggttgttgtggtggtggtgggaggacTCCTTGTGGTGTGGGCTGGAGGCGATGGAGGACAGGGTGCCATTCTTGGAGATGATATCTGAACCCATGCCGCTCTTAGCCCAGGACACACGCTTGGGAGCCTGAGCGTCCTCCCTGGGGGTCGACAGGACACACAGTCAAGAACACGCGAGGACTTAAAGCGAGACCACGTAACGCTTGAAAGCAGAAATAACCGATTCTTCCACTCACAGAAACAACATTAAGCAATAAACCCCCGGATATTAACAATTCAGAACACTGACTTGATGTCTCTtgttacactacattttagcatttagcatttagctgtcACTTCTGGCCGATGTGGCATTAAACTACAGAGCCACACACGTCTTTGTTTAGGTACATTCTGCCATTTAAAAAGCACCCCCGTGTGTTGCAAGAAATCACTCTCTCTATGTGAAGTTCTTTTGTTTTGGCGGGACTAAAGCCGCAACGATTAGTTGAacgacagaaaaataaaccagCAACTTCTGATGATCTCTAGTAACCgtgtctctgtttttatatcaccgtacactgaatatctttgggttttggactggaGCCTTCATGTAAACAACGGCTTGGAACCTTCCATCGTAGGAAAATGGATTTTTAATGATTCTTTACACACAGTCCACACACAGCCAGTCAGTGAAACTCACTTGATTTCGTTGGCCATGTCGTCCTCGTTGTCTCTCCGCCTCTTCACCAGGAACacgaggcagaggaggaggaggaagatgaagccCACCACCGAGCCCACCGTGGCACCCACGATCATCCCCACGTTAGTGGCTACGGGAAGAATCACGGGACGTGTCACCAAAGCACATATGTCTACGTAGCGCATGCATGttgttttactgtgaaaaaaCGGTGTTAAATGAGGCTGTGCCAAAGGACTGCATCATAAACACGCAAACACAAGTCGGATGTCATGTGTGTGGCGGTGCTGTTGTGTGCTACGTACAGGTGACGATCTCCAGGTTGACGAAGCAGCTCTCCGATCCGGCCGAGTTGCTGGCCGTGCACACGTACTTCCCCGACATGTTGCTGCTCAGGTTGCTCAGCCTCAGGGTGCCGGCCTTCTCATCTGAAACGTTGGAATGCACATTATTCCATGCGTATTTAGCATCCCAGCATCCAGTTGGGTCAGTTATGAGGAATACCACTTGCTttcattaaaggaatagctctCTGCTACTATGCTGTCTTAATATCTCATTTCACCAATTCCAGTTCTGTTAAAACAAAACTTGTGAACTTTTTATGCCGAATATATTTCCTGAAGGCATTCAGGGGAGGTGTTACATTATTCAACactgtagcaaaaaaaaaatgaaagtggcACGAAGTTTGAAGTACTGAAACATTCACAActaatttggggaaatatgctttttcaCTTTC
The Enoplosus armatus isolate fEnoArm2 chromosome 13, fEnoArm2.hap1, whole genome shotgun sequence genome window above contains:
- the esama gene encoding endothelial cell adhesion molecule a; translation: MEVRATSRKLALLPFAFLLGLSGIWAQIQMPQTSMDVIKGQMVVLRASYGTEPGSDLSTNTIIWNFVSNNTQLIISYTKGSTSVGSSQFKGRVGFTAGMPLRDVSLYINNTQESDSGRYLCQIIIPGNPGYTAELSLDVKVPPAVPKCSLSGKPVLKGNVTLSCKSSSGKPIPLYKWRKTSPTSEVFFSPMLNEKAGTLRLSNLSSNMSGKYVCTASNSAGSESCFVNLEIVTSTNVGMIVGATVGSVVGFIFLLLLCLVFLVKRRRDNEDDMANEIKEDAQAPKRVSWAKSGMGSDIISKNGTLSSIASSPHHKESSHHHHNNHHHHLQQYPQRPSSDTASIITATGSTAGYRPSRHHGASTPTHYSYNNNTTLPRGQAVPSEASTNGSSLPRPERYAQLPQAQALPQTYSQPQLQLQAAPSPPPLPTSTVTAANITRMGGVPIMVPAQNQAGSLV